From one Streptomyces sp. CA-210063 genomic stretch:
- a CDS encoding family 43 glycosylhydrolase, whose protein sequence is MTRSRCLSALIGVLTMVVAFLVAPPPAAAAVTFTSTGVNQHGGNCLDLPNGSSANGTQLRAFTCGSEAGQALGFTPVSGTGDTYTVTTRSGQCVDVSGASTADNAAIIQWPCHGATNQQWRLVAVSVSGADKTFNLVSVSSGKCVTPSGGSSASNTNLVQLPCGTANGRVWRLPGFTGGGTSPGTFTNPLAQRGPDPWLTYHDGSYYLATTTWNSTITMRKSPTLAGLATADEQVLFNLTRPNGAGTMWAPEFHLLDGPGGKRWYFYYTAGREPFDLGTQRIHVLESAGLDPMGPYTFKADLLDPTQDNTWELDPGILQLNGKLYLLGTFYNGSQPMFIRPLSNPWTASGTRRVLSTPTYSWETVGGAVNEGAEVLQRNGRTFIVYSASHCSTPDYKLGMLTYNGGDPLSSSSWVKSPNPVFQRSHANGVYGPGHNGFFKSPDGTEDWMVYHANNSASGGCDMNRSTRAQKFTWNADGTPNFGTPVALGVPLTAPSGE, encoded by the coding sequence GTGACTCGTTCAAGATGCCTGTCCGCGCTCATCGGCGTACTCACCATGGTGGTCGCCTTCCTGGTGGCGCCGCCGCCCGCCGCCGCCGCTGTCACGTTCACCTCGACGGGCGTGAACCAGCACGGCGGCAACTGCCTGGATCTGCCGAACGGTTCGTCGGCCAACGGGACTCAGCTGCGCGCCTTCACCTGCGGTTCCGAAGCCGGCCAGGCCCTCGGCTTCACCCCGGTCTCGGGGACGGGCGACACCTACACGGTCACCACCCGGTCCGGCCAGTGCGTCGACGTCTCAGGCGCGTCCACGGCCGACAACGCGGCGATCATCCAGTGGCCCTGCCACGGCGCCACGAACCAGCAGTGGCGGCTCGTGGCGGTGTCGGTGAGCGGCGCCGACAAGACTTTCAACCTGGTCTCCGTCAGCTCGGGCAAGTGCGTCACCCCGAGCGGCGGTTCGTCGGCGTCGAACACCAACCTGGTGCAGCTGCCGTGCGGCACCGCGAACGGCAGGGTGTGGCGACTGCCCGGCTTCACCGGGGGCGGCACGAGCCCGGGCACGTTCACCAACCCGCTCGCCCAGCGCGGCCCCGACCCGTGGCTGACGTACCACGACGGCTCCTACTACCTCGCCACCACGACGTGGAACTCGACGATCACCATGCGCAAGTCCCCAACCCTGGCGGGGCTCGCCACGGCCGACGAACAGGTGCTCTTCAACCTGACCCGGCCCAACGGGGCCGGCACGATGTGGGCCCCGGAGTTCCATCTGCTCGACGGCCCGGGCGGCAAGCGGTGGTACTTCTACTACACGGCCGGGCGGGAGCCGTTCGACCTGGGCACCCAGCGCATCCATGTACTGGAGAGCGCCGGCCTGGACCCGATGGGGCCCTACACCTTCAAGGCCGACCTGCTCGACCCGACACAGGACAACACCTGGGAGCTTGATCCCGGCATCCTCCAGCTCAACGGCAAGCTGTACCTCCTCGGCACCTTCTACAACGGCTCGCAGCCCATGTTCATCCGGCCGCTGTCCAACCCGTGGACCGCGAGCGGCACCCGGCGTGTGCTGTCCACACCGACCTACAGCTGGGAGACGGTGGGCGGCGCGGTCAACGAGGGCGCCGAGGTGCTCCAACGGAACGGCAGGACGTTCATCGTCTACTCCGCGAGCCACTGCTCCACGCCCGACTACAAGCTGGGCATGCTCACCTACAACGGCGGCGACCCGCTCAGCTCCTCCTCGTGGGTCAAGTCACCGAACCCGGTCTTCCAGCGCTCCCATGCCAACGGCGTGTACGGCCCCGGCCACAACGGCTTCTTCAAGTCGCCCGACGGGACCGAGGACTGGATGGTCTACCACGCCAACAACTCCGCGAGCGGCGGCTGTGACATGAACCGCTCCACGAGGGCGCAGAAGTTCACCTGGAACGCCGACGGCACGCCGAACTTCGGTACACCGGTGGCTCTGGGCGTCCCGCTGACGGCCCCGTCAGGGGAGTAA